From Pleurodeles waltl isolate 20211129_DDA chromosome 1_1, aPleWal1.hap1.20221129, whole genome shotgun sequence, a single genomic window includes:
- the LOC138268110 gene encoding putative nuclease HARBI1: MEPELHILPAIVFLLFYQEHERRRRRQQHRPLGHARRWRNLPVYRPLVDLSTMEERNVILTYRLDRATIQELCAQLEPDLMSPIRQPTGIPPLVQVLSVLHFLASGSFQTTVAIASGMSQPMFSKVLSRVLSALLKHMRSYIVFPEVGDLPTVKGDFYALGHIPNIIGAIDGTHVALVPPSRSQQVYRNRKSYYSMNIQVVCLADQYISHVNAKFPGSVHDAYILRNSSIPYVMGQLQRHRVWLLGDSGYPNLSWLLTPVRNPRTRAEERYNEAHGRTRRVIKRTFGLLKARFRCLHMTGGSLMYSPKKVCQIIVACCMLHNLALRRQVPFLQEDGPDGGVVAAVEPVESEEEEGEEDDAENRNTVIQQYFQ; the protein is encoded by the exons atggaacccgaactccacatactgccAGCGATTgtattcctgctcttctaccaggagcacgaacgccggcgcagaagacaaca gcaccgtccgctgggtcatgcgaggagatggaggaatcttcctgtgtacagaccgctggtggacctgtcgacaatggaggaacgaaaTGTCATACTGacttacaggcttgaccgagccactatacaggaactgtgtgcccagttggagcccgacctgatgtcacccatccgccaacccacagggatcccccctctggtgcaggtgctgtcagtactccatttccttgcaagtgggtcatttcaaacaacagtggccatagcatcagggatgtcccagcccatgttttccaaggtgttgtccagagtgttgtctgccctgctgaaacacatgcggagctacattgttttccctgaggtgggggatttgcctaccgtgaagggtgacttctatgcccttggacatatccccaacatcataggtgccattgatgggacacatgttgctttggtcccccccagcaggagtcaacaggtgtacaggaacaggaagagttattattccatgaatatccaggtggtctgtttggcagaccagtacatctcccatgtgaatgccaagttccctggctctgtgcatgacgcctacatcctgcggaatagcagcatcccttacgtgatgggtcaactccagaggcaccgggtgtggctattaggggactctggttaccccaacctttcctggctattgaccccagtgaggaatcccaggaccagggcagaggaacggtacaatgaggcccatgggagaactaggagggtgatcaagcgaacctttggcctcctgaaggccaggttcaggtgcctccatatgacaggtggatctctaatgtactcaccaaagaaggtgtgccagatcatcgtggcctgctgtatgcttcacaacctggctttgcgacgccaggtgccttttctgcaggaggatggtccagatggtggtgttgtagcagctgtggagcctgtggagagtgaagaggaggaaggcgaagaggacgacgcAGAGAACAGGAACAccgtaatacagcagtattttcagtga